The Paraburkholderia fungorum genome window below encodes:
- a CDS encoding NAD(P)/FAD-dependent oxidoreductase, whose translation MLRIDEVPNSDGFPDRCDVAVIGGGIIGVSTAYELARRGLSVALLEKGVIGAEQSGRNWGWVRQQNRDLYELPLAMQSLKRWGELSDELGEDIGFRQSGILYGSEQPADVAQWETWLGKARAIGFDSQLLSARELAARVPTGQTKWAGGVWSYSDGRAEPSKAAPAIARGAQRLGARVHQTCAVRGLDISAGRISGVWTERGRLAANSVVLAGGAWSALFCRHHGIDLPAVNVIGTALRTAEAPAVIDGCFSGPNFAIRRRLDGGYTIAVPGYGRMEIAPQNLRHAVKFRKMFRSKLNKKLKFRLAQRFFGGPEGSANWSHDDISPFEVMRVLNPAPDAEWPTRALANVAKVFPELSGLRVAHAWAGAIDTTPDLVPVMSRVESMPGLVIASGFSGHGFGLGPGAGMLVSRIVTGDASGNELEPYRLTRFSDGTRLTSPEMM comes from the coding sequence ATGCTAAGAATCGACGAAGTTCCGAATAGCGACGGTTTTCCCGATCGCTGCGACGTAGCCGTGATAGGCGGCGGCATTATCGGCGTCAGTACGGCGTACGAACTGGCGCGGCGCGGACTCTCGGTCGCGCTGCTCGAAAAAGGCGTCATCGGCGCGGAACAGTCGGGGCGCAACTGGGGTTGGGTGCGTCAGCAGAATCGCGACCTCTACGAATTGCCGCTCGCAATGCAGAGCCTGAAGCGGTGGGGCGAGTTGAGCGACGAACTCGGCGAGGACATCGGCTTTCGCCAGTCCGGCATTCTGTACGGCAGCGAGCAGCCCGCCGACGTTGCTCAGTGGGAAACGTGGCTCGGCAAGGCGCGCGCAATCGGCTTCGACAGTCAGTTGCTTTCGGCGCGCGAACTGGCCGCGCGCGTGCCCACTGGACAAACGAAGTGGGCGGGCGGCGTGTGGTCGTATTCCGACGGACGCGCGGAGCCGTCGAAAGCGGCGCCCGCCATCGCACGAGGCGCGCAGCGGCTCGGCGCCCGCGTGCATCAAACCTGCGCGGTTCGCGGACTCGATATCAGCGCGGGCCGGATTTCCGGTGTCTGGACCGAGCGCGGGCGGCTTGCCGCGAACAGCGTCGTGCTCGCCGGAGGCGCGTGGAGCGCACTGTTCTGCCGGCATCACGGAATCGATCTGCCTGCCGTCAATGTGATCGGCACCGCGCTGCGTACGGCGGAAGCGCCTGCCGTGATCGACGGCTGTTTCTCCGGCCCGAACTTCGCGATCCGGCGGCGGCTCGACGGCGGCTACACGATTGCAGTCCCCGGTTATGGGCGGATGGAAATCGCGCCGCAAAATCTCCGGCACGCGGTGAAGTTTCGCAAGATGTTCCGCAGCAAGCTCAACAAGAAACTCAAGTTCCGGCTCGCGCAACGCTTTTTCGGCGGACCCGAAGGCAGTGCGAACTGGAGTCACGACGACATCTCGCCGTTCGAAGTGATGCGGGTGCTCAACCCTGCGCCCGATGCCGAATGGCCGACCCGTGCATTGGCAAACGTCGCGAAGGTGTTCCCGGAATTGTCGGGCCTGCGTGTCGCGCATGCATGGGCAGGCGCGATCGATACCACGCCCGATCTGGTGCCGGTCATGTCGCGCGTGGAGAGCATGCCGGGCCTCGTGATTGCGTCCGGCTTCAGCGGTCACGGCTTCGGTCTCGGGCCGGGAGCAGGCATGCTGGTCAGCCGCATCGTGACCGGCGATGCAAGTGGTAACGAGCTAGAGCCCTATCGTTTGACGCGCTTTTCCGATGGAACTCGGCTGACCAGTCCCGAGATGATGTGA